A single region of the Hippopotamus amphibius kiboko isolate mHipAmp2 chromosome 6, mHipAmp2.hap2, whole genome shotgun sequence genome encodes:
- the LOC130855714 gene encoding myosin regulatory light chain 12B-like isoform X1, whose translation MSSKKAKTKTRPQHATSNVFAMFGQSQIQEFKEAFSMINQNQDGFMDEEGLPDMLASLGKNPTDVYLEEDYPRELLTTMGDRFADEEVDELYREAPTDKKGNFNYIAFMYILKHGAKDEDD comes from the exons ATGTCCAGCAAAAAGGCAAAGACCAAGACGCGCCCCCAGCACGCCACCTCCAACGTGTTCGCAATGTTTGGCCAGTCACAGATTCAGGAGTTCAAGGAGGCCTTCAGTATGATCAATCAGAACCAAGATGGTTTCATGGACGAGGAAGGCTTGCCTGATATGCTTGCTTCTCTAGGGAAGAACCCCACCGACGTGTACCTCGAA GAGGATTATCCGAGAGAGCTGCTGACGACGATGGGAGATCGGTTTGCAGACGAGGAAGTGGACGAGCTGTACAGAGAAGCGCCTACTGACAAAAAGGGGAATTTCAATTACATTGCGTTCATGTACATCCTTAAGCATGGAGCGAAAGACGAAGATGACTGA
- the LOC130855714 gene encoding myosin regulatory light chain 12B-like isoform X2: protein MSSKKAKTKTRPQHATSNVFAMFGQSQIQEFKEAFSMINQNQDGFMDEEGLPDMLASLGKNPTDVYLEAVMNEAPGPISFTMFLTMLGEKLNGTDLEDVIRNAFACFDEEATGTIQEDYPRELLTTMGDRFADEEVDELYREAPTDKKGNFNYIAFMYILKHGAKDEDD from the coding sequence ATGTCCAGCAAAAAGGCAAAGACCAAGACGCGCCCCCAGCACGCCACCTCCAACGTGTTCGCAATGTTTGGCCAGTCACAGATTCAGGAGTTCAAGGAGGCCTTCAGTATGATCAATCAGAACCAAGATGGTTTCATGGACGAGGAAGGCTTGCCTGATATGCTTGCTTCTCTAGGGAAGAACCCCACCGACGTGTACCTCGAAGCCGTGATGAATGAGGCTCCGGGGCCCATCAGCTTCACCATGTTCCTCACCATGCTTGGAGAGAAGCTGAATGGCACAGACCTAGAAGATGTCATCAGAAACGCTTTTGCTTGCTTTGATGAAGAAGCAACTGGCACCATTCAGGAGGATTATCCGAGAGAGCTGCTGACGACGATGGGAGATCGGTTTGCAGACGAGGAAGTGGACGAGCTGTACAGAGAAGCGCCTACTGACAAAAAGGGGAATTTCAATTACATTGCGTTCATGTACATCCTTAAGCATGGAGCGAAAGACGAAGATGACTGA